The sequence TACTTTTATGCCAAGCTCAGCACAAATTTTATTGAAAATTTTCTCATTCTCTTCATGCTCGACAGCTAGTTCAGATTTAGCTGATTTTAGAAATTCCTCAAAAAGCACTCCTCCACGAAGCGTCATTTTCATATTATAAACTACGCTTGGGTCGAGCTGGCAAGTCATAATTTCCATATGTGTGTTAAACCACTGAGCAACCTTTAGGGCACCATAAATTCTTGGCTCGATATCGTCTCCAGCTCCTATTGGAAAAAGCAACTTTTTGTATTTCATCATCTGTCCTTTAAAATTTATTCGACTAAAGAGAGCGAAATTTTATTTCCTTTTTGCTCGCTCACACATACTTTGACCTGATCACCTACGTTTAATGGAGTTTTTATCTTTGAGATGTGAAGCAAGCCATCAATGCCATCTTTTAGCTCGATAAATACACCAAAATCAACAACACTCTTTACAGTTCCCAAAAACTCATCACCGATATTAAAATTTGGTTTTGAACGCTCTTTGTCGTGTTTGAATGGCTTTTTGCCAAATGAACGTCCATTGTCTTTTGAAGTGATAGAGATGATGTAATCTTTTGCAGCATCGACATTTTTCTTTGCTCCACCTGCGATTTTTACCTCGCCTTTTTCTCTATCAAGATCGATTGAAACTTCAAATTTCTCAATGATCTCTTTTATGGTTTTTCCAGCTTGTCCGATGATGTCTACGATCTTGCTTGGATCGACACTAAATAGTTCAAGCTTTGGAAGCACATCTTCATTTATTTCTATATTTTTATCCGCTTCTACCATCAAAGATAAGATATGCTCTCTACCACGTTTTGCTTGATAAAGTGCCTCTTTTAGCACTTCTAAACTAATGCCACCAAGCTTAATATCCATCTGAAGCGCTGTGATACCATCGCTTGTACCTGCTACTTTAAAGTCCATATCACCGTCATGATCTTCAAGCCCCATGATATCTGTTAGTACTGCGTGTTTATCACCTTCAAATATTAATCCCATAGCGACACCTGCGACAAGTTTTAAAGTATTTACGCCAGCTGCTCTAAGTGCGAGCGAACCACCGCAAACGCTAGCCATTGAGCTTGAGCCGTTACTCTCTAAAATTTCTGAAACGACTCTTATTGTGTATGGTGATGCTAGATCGATACTTGGTGCAAGGGCACGTTTGGCCAAATTTCCATGTCCAAGCTCGCGTCTACCAGGAGCTTTTAATGGGCTTGCCTCACCTACGCTAAAGCCTGGGAAATTGTAGTTAAACATAAATTTTTCTACAAAAGGTACTTTTTCAGTGAGGATGTCATACATTTGAGCGTCACTGTCAGTGCCAAGAGTAGTGACAACTAGGGCTTGTGTCTGTCCTCTTGTAAAGAGGCATGAGCCATGTGCATTTGGAAGCACATTTGTTTCGATACTAATAGGCCTAACCTCTTCAAGACCACGTCCATCAGCTCTAACACCCTCGTTTATGATCTGCTCTCTAACGATTTTCTTTTTATATTTGCCAAGGACATTTGTGATGACAGACTCGTCCCAGCCCTCTTTTTGAGCGACCTCATCACTTGAAATTTGTTTTGCGATCTTGCTAAGTTCGCTAGCGCGCTCGCTTTTTGCCATTTGATTGATCGCGTTTTTGACTTCGGCTTTATAAAATTTATCGATATAAATAGCGATATTTTCATTTTCTATCTCAGGTTTTAGCTCAAGCGCAGCGTCCTCTTTCTTATGCTCTTTGAAAGCTTCTTCGTAAGCACTGCTAGCTCTTAGTATCGCCTTACCAGCAAAATCAATCGCTTCAACCATCATATCTTCGCTAAATTCATTCATTAGCTGTTTTTGAGCCATGCTATCACTTAGGCTAGGATCTATCATTGGCTCAATCGCAACCATTGGGATAAGCTGTGTAATTTGTTGAGGCAAGCTTCTCATCTCGATCATCAAAAGCTCATCTTTTGTACCAGCTACATAAAGATCGATCGCGCTTTGTTTTAGTTCAGAGTTGCTTGGGTTGATCACAAATTTTTCATCTATATAACCAACTCTCACGCCACAAACTGGGCGATTTACAGGGATGTCGCTAAGATATAGTGCAACTGAGGCTGCATTTAGACTTACAACTTGTAAATCAACCTCAGGATCAGCTGAAAGCACCATTACAACGATTTGAGTTGGGTAAGCATAACCTTTTGGAAAGAGTGGTCTAAGAGATCTATCGATGATGCGAGCTGTTAGCGTTTCAAAGTCGCCTGGCTTTGTCTCACGCTTAACGTAACCGCCAGGAATTTTTCCAGCGGCGTAAGCTTTTTCAATGTACTGCACCGTTAGAGGTAAAAAATCCTCCTCAACTTGCGTGTCCTCTCTGGCAACAGTTGCTAAAACTACGGTATTTTTCACCCTTAAGAGTACCGCTCCGCTAGCTTGTTTTGCTACTTTATTCAGGTCAAAAATTTCAACCTGATTATTGACTTCTATACTATATTGCATTATTTTTATCTCCTTGTTGTTTTTGTAACGGCAAATAATAAGGGCTCTCTTCTAATATTGACATGATACGCTCACTCGTAGCTTCGATCTTTTTCTCGTAATACGAATCCACATCGATAAAATCAACGATCTTGTTTATCGTGTAAATTTCATCAACCATATCATTTAAATTTGTAAAGACATCAGTAGCAATCACTGGCGTTGCGTATGAGATGGATTTTACCTTCACATCAAGCAACGTCTTTATGCAAATAAGTGCCGTCATACCAGTCTCGCACCCCTCATCGATTAGTAAAATATTTTTATCTTTTAGCTCTCCTATCAAATTTCCTTTTCGGTATTTATAAACGTTTTTTAAAATTTTTTCTTCGTATTTTCTATGCGCTTCGCCATAAATATAGTCATAGCTTATATTAAAAGCTTTTATAAGCTTATCGTTTAATACTATATCTTCTGTCTCACTAACTATTGCAACGTCGCATTCGCTATTATTTGGTGCAGGTATTGGCTCGCTAAAGAGCATCTCGTAGCTTAAATTTAAACTTCTACAAACTGCATCTGTGAGTATAACTGACTCAAGCGACATACAAACAACTATCGTCTTTTTATCTACGAGTTCTTTTTTTGGCAAAATTTCAATTAGCTTGCTAGCTGCCTCTAATTGATCCTTAAATTTAGCCGTTATCATTTAGTTGGCACTCGATTTTGTACTGCTTTGCGAAAAGTCATAGTGCAAACCGCCCATTGGATAGAAATTTATCGTGAAATAGATACCATTTTTTCTAGTTGACGCTGAGCCGTTTATTGTTGTTGTTGGCTCTACATCTTGTTGATAAATTATCCCGTAATTCCAGCATTTTCTTTGATGAAGCACACCAACTCTCCAGCTTTTTGTGTAGCTTCGCTCGATATCATATTGCCAGCCGCCAATAAGACTATACTGATGAGGTAATTTTACTCCAAGACCACTTGTAAAATAGCTATCTTTTGTCGCACTATTTTTTATTTTGCTATCATTTTTCTTCATGGTGTGAAGCATATTTAGCCAAAATAGATCATTTGTGTATGAAAATCCGCTTTGTACCTTTTTAAGCTCTTTGCTCTTGTGTGAATATTCAAGCTTATTATAAAGGCTTAAATTTTCAAATGGATATAGATAGATAGCATTTTTTAAATTCGAATATTCATCTTCTTTTGTGTAATATCCTTGAGAAATACTATGTTTTATAATCTTTCTACCATTAGAGTTAAAGAAATACTGAGTCAGATAACCAGAAATTTCTTCCTTACTCTGCTCTTGAGTCAAGAAATTTTCATATTCATTTAGATTTTTATCATAGATAAACTCATCATCCAAATTTCCTTTTCTATAGCCTGGCAGTAGGTATTCGGCCCCAAAATTTAGAGTGTGATAAAAGCTTTCATACGCTTTTGCAAGGTCAGTGTGAAGGGTAAATTTGTGGTAATTATTTACAAAATTTGTATGCTTATCTTCTCTTTTATCATCAAATGAATTTATCTTATTCTCGTAATTTATTCTTGATGCGTATAGATACTCGTAAAATGAAAAAGTTAAACTATCATCAAGCAGTGGCACATGCACTGAAGCTGGAAGCGTAAATTCATACTGAGTCGCTCTAACGCCTATCTTTCTATCGTATCTATGTGACTGAAGATCGAGTGAATATAAGATATTTGGCAAGACAATATCATCTGTAAATTTATGATACTGAAGCGATGGAAGCTCTTGAAGAGTGTCTTTGTTCTCATTTTTTGAGCCAATTTTTTCAGTGTCTATGTAGTATTTTGCATAAGCACCAAAATAATGATCGTCATTTGCGATGAAATAGTTAAATTTAGAAGTTACAAGCGAATCATAATCATCATCCATGCCTTTTAAATTTAAATAATCTATATCATTTAGCTTCGTTGCGTCTATCCAAATTCCCTCTTGCAAATCCGCTTCGCTAAGGTATCTTATAAGCTTATCTCTTTCGTATTTTAGTCCAATGCCTTTATGTGTTTTATTTTTTAGTTCAGCCTTATTTGAGGTCTCTCCTTTTTGCTTGGCTTGGTAGCTGTTTTTATCAGTAAATGACCCAAAGCTGATTTCGCCCCTTGAATCAGGCGACTCAGTAAATCTAAACGCACCATAAATTCCAGCACCTCTGTTTGTTCTTATCTGTGGATCAAGCTCGAAGTCCCACTCATTATAAGGTGCAAAATAAATCGGCTGCTTGTAATAAAAGCCTTCAGATTTTCCGTATCCAAGCTCAGGCGGCAAAAGACCTGTTCTTCTTGTGGTATCTGTTGAAAAACCAAAATATGGCAAATAAAAAACTGGCACATTAGCTATACGAAAGACTGGGTTAAAAAGATGTAAAAATTTGCTTTGTTTATTTAGCATAGCTGAGCTTGAGGTGATACTCCAGTCAGGATCTTGGACATTACAGCTTGAAACCATCGCCTTTTTTACTCTATAGTACTCACTGTCAGAGCTGCTCTCATCGCTTCTCATCCATACTTCCATGTCTTTATTCATCATAAAAAGCGATTCAAAAGCAGTGTCATTATTTTTTAAATTTAGCTTTGCATAATTTGAGCGAGAGACTTCACTCTTGCCCTTCATCATGTTGACGTTACCAAATAGCTCAATAACCGAATTATTTTGATCATAAACTGCACAATCAGCTGTCACAAGGTAATCTTGTGAATATACAACAACATTTTTATTGGCCGTGACGATGCCTTTATCTTGCTTTACATCATCAGCCAAAAGCTGCACATCTTGCACAGCTGCACTTAGATTTAAAATACAAACCAGAACTAAAAATAAAATTTTACGCATTTATCACCACTGTTTTTGCTATTTTGTCTTGCCAAGTCTGCCTAGCTGGATTTGCAAATGCCCATGCAAAACCAAGATAAAAACAAGCTTCACTAACTAACCTAAAAATCGCTCTTACCAAGCTTGAAATAAAATTTGGTCTATCTAAAATTTCTACATTAATGCACATCGTCTTTGTTAGCATTTGTCCAAGACTCGCGCCATAATACCAAACAAAAAATGTATGATAAATAATCTTTAGTGAAACTATTTGCCAAAAGAAATTTAAAGTCAAATTTCTGGCTTCATCATAGCTCATAACCGACAAAAAGGCATCCCAGTAAATGATCAAAAACAAAAAAGAAACAATACATTCATCAATTGAGTAAGCTAGCACTCTTTTTGAAAATGGCGCTAGCGAAATTTCTTCTTTTTCAAGTTTTTCAACTATCTGCATACTCATTTTAATGCCTGCCAGGCAATATCTTTTCTATAATGTGCTCCGTCAAATTTTACATTTTCGCAAAGCTCATAAGCTCTATCACGTGCCTCTTTTATACTCTTCGCAGTAGCCACGCAGACTAGTACTCTGCCACCATCTGCATAAATTTCTCCATCTTGCTCACTAACACCAGCATAAGCGATGTGAGCATCTTTTACATCATTTAAAACTGAAATTTTAGCTTTTGGGCTACTTTTATACGGATAGTCCTTACTAGCCATTACGACACCAACCGCAAATTCATCTTTTAAACTAATAGGCTTTAGCTCGCCCTTTGCAGCATTTAGCAAAATTTCGCTTAGATTTCCATCAATTAACGGCATCAAGACCTCGCATTCAGGATCGCCAAATCTTACGTTAAACTCAAGTACATAAGGCTCATTTTTCACGATCATCAGTCCCACAAAAAGCACTCCACAAAACGAACTGCCCTCGTTTTTCATCCCTTTTAAAGTTGGCTTTACAACCTCTTCTTCAACCCTTTTTATCAGCTCTTTTGAAGCAAGCGGACTTGGAGCATAAGCGCCCATACCGCCAGTATTTGGACCCTCATCGTTATCAAGCAGGCGTTTGTGGTCTTGTGCCACTGGCAAGCTTACAAAATTTTCGCCGTCGCAAATAGCAAAAAAGCTAAGCTCAAAACCATCTAAAAACTCTTCAACCACTACAAATTTACCAGCCTCGCCAAAGCTAGTCCCACTTAGCATGTCGCTAACTGCCTCTTTGGCTTCTTCTTTAGAATTTGCGATTATAACGCCCTTGCCAGCACAAAGGCCATCGGCCTTTACGACCATCGGAGCGCTTAAGGTATCAATAAATTTAAATGCTTTTTCTTTATCATCTGTGTTTAAATATCTTGCAGTTTTTATATTATTTCTAGCTAAAAAGTCCTTCATATAGGCCTTACTGGCTTCAAGTCTAGCAGCTGCCTTGCTTGGTCCAAATATAAGCAAGCCCTCTTTTTTAAAGATATCTACTACACCTTCACTAAGCGGTGCTTCAGGGCCTACGATAGTTAGCTCGATACTATTTTTTTTAGCAAATTTTGCAAGCTCATAAAAGTCTTTTATATTTAAATTCTCGCCAAGGCGTGAGGTCGCACCATTTCCTGGCGCAAAGTATAAATTTATATTTTTTTCGTTTTTTAGCTTTAGAGCAATGGCGTATTCGCGGCCGCCACTTCCTATTATGAGAATATTCATTTCATCTCCGTAAATTTAAAAACCCGAGTGGGCGTCGCATAGAAGAGTGGCCCATAAACAAAGCCAATCTTGCAAATAGATGGATACCAAACGGTTGCAACTTCTCACCTTTTCAGACTCAAACGAAGCCACATCACAAGGCATCCATACCTTTTCGCTAACAAAAAAGTGTTGGACCCCGTAAAATGCTGACTCGCTTCACTCAGGCAATAAAATTATATAAATTCTTTGCTTAAAGTAATGTTTTGGCAAGCGCGATACAGGCGTTTATATCTTGACTTTGGCTTACTATTGGCTCGGTAAATTTTAGCTCTTTTGCAGTGACCTTTCCAATGCTTATTGCTTGATAGCTCTCATTCCAGCCAAAATTACTAAGAAAATTTCTGACATTTAGTGGAGAAGCAAAGATCAAAATGCTATCTTTTGGTGGTTTTAGCTCCATTTTACAAGGATTTAAAACGTTTTGATAAGCGATAATTGCTTTTATATTTACTCCGCCATTTTGTAAAATTTCTAAGAAATTTGAAGCACTATCTTTACCTTTTAGATAAAGAACTTTTTTACCTTTTAAAAGTGGCAAAATTTCTCTTGCAAAGTCATCTCCGTGAGCGTTCTTTCCGGTATAAATTTCACTAAATCCAAACTCTCTTGCAGCTGCCGCACAACTATTTGCGATGGCAAAGACTGGCAAATTTATAGCTTTTATATTGTTAAATTTTAATGCATTAAAAGCATTTTTAGAAGTGGCTACAAGCACGCCATAGTCACTTAAATTTAATTCAAATTTTAAAAACTCGATCTTGCTAACGTTTAAATTTACAACGCTCTCATCAGTCGTTTTTGTATTTGAAATAAGATAAATTTTACGCAACTCTTTTTAACCTTAAAAAAGACATCAAAGCAAGTAATGTGCAGGCTAAAATAACAATAGAAGTCGAATAAAATATATCACCAAGCCCAACT comes from Campylobacter concisus and encodes:
- the purD gene encoding phosphoribosylamine--glycine ligase; the protein is MNILIIGSGGREYAIALKLKNEKNINLYFAPGNGATSRLGENLNIKDFYELAKFAKKNSIELTIVGPEAPLSEGVVDIFKKEGLLIFGPSKAAARLEASKAYMKDFLARNNIKTARYLNTDDKEKAFKFIDTLSAPMVVKADGLCAGKGVIIANSKEEAKEAVSDMLSGTSFGEAGKFVVVEEFLDGFELSFFAICDGENFVSLPVAQDHKRLLDNDEGPNTGGMGAYAPSPLASKELIKRVEEEVVKPTLKGMKNEGSSFCGVLFVGLMIVKNEPYVLEFNVRFGDPECEVLMPLIDGNLSEILLNAAKGELKPISLKDEFAVGVVMASKDYPYKSSPKAKISVLNDVKDAHIAYAGVSEQDGEIYADGGRVLVCVATAKSIKEARDRAYELCENVKFDGAHYRKDIAWQALK
- a CDS encoding RDD family protein; this encodes MSMQIVEKLEKEEISLAPFSKRVLAYSIDECIVSFLFLIIYWDAFLSVMSYDEARNLTLNFFWQIVSLKIIYHTFFVWYYGASLGQMLTKTMCINVEILDRPNFISSLVRAIFRLVSEACFYLGFAWAFANPARQTWQDKIAKTVVINA
- a CDS encoding uroporphyrinogen-III synthase, with the translated sequence MRKIYLISNTKTTDESVVNLNVSKIEFLKFELNLSDYGVLVATSKNAFNALKFNNIKAINLPVFAIANSCAAAAREFGFSEIYTGKNAHGDDFAREILPLLKGKKVLYLKGKDSASNFLEILQNGGVNIKAIIAYQNVLNPCKMELKPPKDSILIFASPLNVRNFLSNFGWNESYQAISIGKVTAKELKFTEPIVSQSQDINACIALAKTLL
- a CDS encoding LPS-assembly protein LptD, translated to MRKILFLVLVCILNLSAAVQDVQLLADDVKQDKGIVTANKNVVVYSQDYLVTADCAVYDQNNSVIELFGNVNMMKGKSEVSRSNYAKLNLKNNDTAFESLFMMNKDMEVWMRSDESSSDSEYYRVKKAMVSSCNVQDPDWSITSSSAMLNKQSKFLHLFNPVFRIANVPVFYLPYFGFSTDTTRRTGLLPPELGYGKSEGFYYKQPIYFAPYNEWDFELDPQIRTNRGAGIYGAFRFTESPDSRGEISFGSFTDKNSYQAKQKGETSNKAELKNKTHKGIGLKYERDKLIRYLSEADLQEGIWIDATKLNDIDYLNLKGMDDDYDSLVTSKFNYFIANDDHYFGAYAKYYIDTEKIGSKNENKDTLQELPSLQYHKFTDDIVLPNILYSLDLQSHRYDRKIGVRATQYEFTLPASVHVPLLDDSLTFSFYEYLYASRINYENKINSFDDKREDKHTNFVNNYHKFTLHTDLAKAYESFYHTLNFGAEYLLPGYRKGNLDDEFIYDKNLNEYENFLTQEQSKEEISGYLTQYFFNSNGRKIIKHSISQGYYTKEDEYSNLKNAIYLYPFENLSLYNKLEYSHKSKELKKVQSGFSYTNDLFWLNMLHTMKKNDSKIKNSATKDSYFTSGLGVKLPHQYSLIGGWQYDIERSYTKSWRVGVLHQRKCWNYGIIYQQDVEPTTTINGSASTRKNGIYFTINFYPMGGLHYDFSQSSTKSSAN
- a CDS encoding polyribonucleotide nucleotidyltransferase; protein product: MQYSIEVNNQVEIFDLNKVAKQASGAVLLRVKNTVVLATVAREDTQVEEDFLPLTVQYIEKAYAAGKIPGGYVKRETKPGDFETLTARIIDRSLRPLFPKGYAYPTQIVVMVLSADPEVDLQVVSLNAASVALYLSDIPVNRPVCGVRVGYIDEKFVINPSNSELKQSAIDLYVAGTKDELLMIEMRSLPQQITQLIPMVAIEPMIDPSLSDSMAQKQLMNEFSEDMMVEAIDFAGKAILRASSAYEEAFKEHKKEDAALELKPEIENENIAIYIDKFYKAEVKNAINQMAKSERASELSKIAKQISSDEVAQKEGWDESVITNVLGKYKKKIVREQIINEGVRADGRGLEEVRPISIETNVLPNAHGSCLFTRGQTQALVVTTLGTDSDAQMYDILTEKVPFVEKFMFNYNFPGFSVGEASPLKAPGRRELGHGNLAKRALAPSIDLASPYTIRVVSEILESNGSSSMASVCGGSLALRAAGVNTLKLVAGVAMGLIFEGDKHAVLTDIMGLEDHDGDMDFKVAGTSDGITALQMDIKLGGISLEVLKEALYQAKRGREHILSLMVEADKNIEINEDVLPKLELFSVDPSKIVDIIGQAGKTIKEIIEKFEVSIDLDREKGEVKIAGGAKKNVDAAKDYIISITSKDNGRSFGKKPFKHDKERSKPNFNIGDEFLGTVKSVVDFGVFIELKDGIDGLLHISKIKTPLNVGDQVKVCVSEQKGNKISLSLVE